One stretch of Pradoshia sp. D12 DNA includes these proteins:
- a CDS encoding ABC transporter ATP-binding protein, with protein MSAAIELQGLSKRFKEKVAVSPMTLTINQGELFGLLGVNGAGKTTVINMLSGLAKPTSGDALVLGHSLSKELPSIRGLLAVSPQETSIAPNLSVRENLLLMARIHGFSKDESIEKTEALISQFSLQPYEHQRGKKLSGGWQRKLSIAMALIADPKILFLDEPTLGLDIISRQELWAMINKLRETTTIVLTTHYLEEAEALCDRICIMRDGEIKALGTVDELLTTASKENFEDAFVHFVTGGEL; from the coding sequence ATGAGTGCTGCAATTGAACTTCAAGGTTTATCAAAACGCTTTAAAGAAAAAGTTGCCGTTTCTCCGATGACACTTACGATTAACCAAGGTGAACTATTCGGACTCCTTGGAGTAAATGGTGCTGGTAAAACGACAGTTATCAATATGTTAAGTGGCCTTGCCAAACCGACTTCAGGAGATGCGCTTGTACTTGGGCATTCGCTTAGTAAAGAGTTGCCAAGTATTCGGGGATTACTCGCTGTCTCACCTCAGGAAACGTCCATTGCACCAAATTTATCTGTGCGCGAAAATTTATTATTAATGGCACGCATTCACGGCTTTTCGAAGGATGAGTCCATTGAAAAAACGGAGGCTTTAATTAGCCAGTTTTCACTACAGCCTTACGAACATCAACGTGGTAAAAAATTATCCGGTGGTTGGCAACGAAAGTTAAGTATTGCAATGGCTCTCATTGCAGATCCAAAAATTTTATTTTTAGATGAACCTACATTAGGGTTAGATATTATTAGCCGCCAGGAACTATGGGCAATGATTAATAAACTGAGAGAGACGACTACAATTGTACTTACGACGCACTATTTAGAAGAAGCGGAAGCATTGTGTGATCGCATTTGTATTATGAGGGATGGCGAAATAAAGGCACTAGGTACAGTAGACGAGCTCCTTACAACAGCAAGTAAAGAAAACTTTGAGGATGCATTTGTGCATTTCGTAACAGGAGGCGAATTATAA
- a CDS encoding ABC transporter permease: MRALAFAGRCTKEIVRDPISLFFGIVFPIILLMILTAINRNVPEALFNIEHLTPGIAVFSLSFIAFFAAQTLGKDRSTSYLIRLLTTPMKASDFIIGYTLPLGIFAVLQSITCFITAYFLGLELSFNHVFAFIALLITSTIFIGIGLLCGSLFNEKAAVGLCGALLTNLTAFLSGAWLDLSLVGGAFEKVAYALPFVHAVDLVRAIVAEDFSAMFPHLYVVVVYAAVLFSLSIFIFKYKIQQN, encoded by the coding sequence ATGAGGGCATTGGCATTTGCTGGACGTTGTACGAAAGAAATTGTACGTGACCCGATTTCATTATTTTTTGGTATAGTCTTTCCAATCATTTTACTTATGATTTTAACTGCGATTAATCGCAATGTTCCAGAAGCACTTTTTAATATTGAACATTTGACACCTGGCATCGCAGTATTTAGCCTTTCTTTCATTGCTTTCTTTGCAGCACAAACGTTAGGAAAAGACCGTTCTACTTCTTATTTAATAAGATTGCTAACTACTCCTATGAAAGCAAGTGATTTTATTATTGGATATACGCTTCCTTTAGGGATATTTGCTGTGCTTCAAAGTATTACTTGTTTTATAACCGCTTACTTTTTAGGTTTGGAGCTATCTTTCAACCATGTATTTGCATTTATTGCCTTACTCATTACATCTACTATTTTCATAGGAATCGGACTGTTATGTGGCTCCTTATTTAACGAAAAGGCAGCAGTAGGCTTATGCGGAGCTTTATTAACTAACTTAACAGCATTTTTATCTGGCGCATGGTTAGATTTATCGTTAGTTGGAGGAGCTTTTGAAAAAGTCGCTTATGCCCTGCCATTCGTCCACGCTGTTGATTTAGTTCGAGCAATTGTGGCAGAAGACTTTAGCGCAATGTTTCCCCATTTATATGTTGTGGTAGTTTATGCAGCTGTCCTTTTTAGTCTTTCGATTTTTATTTTCAAATATAAAATTCAGCAAAATTAA